A single Vanacampus margaritifer isolate UIUO_Vmar chromosome 14, RoL_Vmar_1.0, whole genome shotgun sequence DNA region contains:
- the arhgef28a gene encoding rho guanine nucleotide exchange factor 28 isoform X2, protein MTPRCIFRRKESLGGHSSIFFPGFWNKMEETGSKVPLHIQLLSAEGVSIERHKGVKEELLRVEDDRLVDASQVFEEQLIPSVCDDENGPSSSREHGPAMHSRGVRFSQHATGHIGNIISGVTSDSTDTDSTFSEHLLAATDTPPPSPEEPPAAMLAPGALAMDTCGLSLSHVSLEVDEDNDTEMTPPLSAVETNGIAGNSARSLSASSTWEPDSKNRSESAIRLRSYSYSSAKIPSRSSRFGRDACSSDAPPHSISHSRSLLQALSLSKSLSLLHPAKQRTPESQSHEKRIEEEQLCTSNVPAKAESDKYKVIRTFSFLKSRMSNTRNKTKAKGKDRDSKDRQASTHHFSANSCLSPAICVVCDKPAFGKDLLHCPVCTATVHKGCKESVPPCFKEKNVLVTGKSRTASLPQNFTVRENPPQCAMPPSTSKELSPTGSFAGNDGRLSEGSESEMDAGKASCLSEELQFSADWVPGEDYSDLAGDYEAESWSLAVEHNFCKKQDRRIVKRQDVIYELMQTELHHLQTLHIMAAVFRRGLRDEVQLDAEAVERLFPCLDPLLLLHSAFFAALKDRRQISAQPRQHRNYIIQRVGDVLLRQFSDENGEKMRYIYGEFCSRHSEAVGLFKELLQNNKRFQNFVKQQGGNSLVRRREIPECILLVTQRITKYPVLLERILQYTQEDTSEHGELSATLAHMRELIAAVDLRVSEYERRRRLQDVWSRTESRSTAKLKNGRTLRKQDMMGQTLKHQGALLWKTATGRLKDVLALLLTDSLVFLQEKDQKYTFATVDQKPPIIALQKLIVREVANEERGMFLISASAAGPEMYEVRAASKEERDAWMRLVREAVESCPEEDEEYTSESEEEKRVAEARFHKVQKFQESLTSRDQQICSSLEEKLQMYAALSAESAPSEPRLLVWPRPEELPQPGVLLAAALQEAENLKSTLASRPGHGSDSAGDSALAESPATPSERSSGTGSVSPAAPETIQLRSLTRLQSEDFKIAQSVQSLTQLLYSLQAAVSIQDSCYELQRFLLLEAGLPRQRPASAEQQDTRRHLDKRKEDVARNRQRWERECQARETQLGEKESVVEERERRCHLLAEGLRREREELDRQQEEHRRSLERLRQGRRSVGKERERLENHKKILHTWRHSRQRSLPDAIIPLDGKQNASAASDCVFVNGASPSSGGLVVIDNSDAGSHNGLSTLLARSNSRKPLDGVSSALRPDPDGGFTLLGQRCAVEARSASASGDDASHPSHPPPSLTPDLARPVSMETHGGGGKGEEETVVYL, encoded by the exons ATGACACCCCGGTGTATCTTTAGAAGAAAAGAGTCATTGGG TGGTCATTCGAGTATCTTCTTTCCTGGTTTCTGGAATAAAATGGAGGAGACTGGAAGCAAAGTGCCTTTACAT ATCCAGTTGTTGAGCGCCGAGGGAGTCAGCATTGAGCGCCACAAAG GAGTTAAAGAGGAGCTGCTGCGAGTAGAAGACGACAGGCTGGTTGACGCTTCAcag GTTTTTGAAGAACAGCTTATCCCGTCTGTGTGCGATGACGAGAACGGTCCATCTTCTTCACGTG aacacgGACCCGCCATGCATTCTAGGGGTGTGCGCTTCTCCCAGCATGCAACAGGCCATATCGGGAACATCATCAGCGGCGTGACGAGTGACAGCACTGACACCGACAGCACCTTTTCGGAGCATCTACTGGCCGCCACGGACACGCCGCCTCCGTCTCCTGAAGAGCCCCCCGCGGCCATGTTGGCACCCGGCGCCCTCGCCATGGACACCTGCGGCCTCAG TCTCAGCCATGTGTCTCTGGAGGTGGACGAGGACAATGACACGGAGATGACGCCGCCCTTGTCCGCCGTTGAAACAAATGGGATTGCCGGCAATTCTGCTCGCAGCCTTTCCGCCTCCTCGACTTGGGAACCGGACTCAAAA AATCGGAGTGAGTCGGCGATACGACTGCGGTCCTATTCCTACTCGTCTGCCAAAATCCCATCGCGTTCCTCACGCTTTGGTCGGGACGCCTGCAGCTCCG atgcCCCGCCCCACAGCATCAGCCATAGCCGATCTCTTCTTCAGGCGCTCTCTCTGTCTAAATCGCTCTCCTTGCTCCACCCGGCTA AGCAAAGAACTCCAGAGTCACAGTCACATGAGAAAag GATTGAAGAGGAGCAGCTGTGCACGTCCAACGTCCCAGCCAAGGCCGAGTCGGACAAGTACAAAGTCATCCGCACTTTCAGTTTCCTCAAGAGCAGGATGTCCAACACGCGCAACAAGACCAAA GCCAAAGGGAAGGACCGAGACAGCAAGGATAGACAAGCCAGCACGCACCACTTTTCCGCCAACTCCTGTTTGTCCCCCGCCATATGCGTGGTGTGCGACAAGCCGGCGTTTGGAAAAGACCTTCTGCATTGTCCTG TCTGCACTGCCACCGTCCATAAAGGTTGCAAAGAGTCTGTCCCACCGTGTTTTAAG GAGAAGAATGTGCTTGTCACGGGGAAGAGCAGGACCGCATCCCTCCCGCAGA ATTTCACCGTGAGAGAGAACCCCCCTCAATGTGCGATGCCCCCGTCTACATCCAAGGAGCTGTCACCCACTGGTTCTTTTGCTGGAAATGACGG TCGTCTCAGCGAGGGCTCCGAGTCAGAGATGGACGCCGGGAAAGCGAGCTGTCTCTCAGAAGAACTCCAGTTCTCTGCTGATTGGGTGCCAGGGGAAG ACTACAGTGACTTGGCCGGCGATTACGAGGCCGAGTCGTGGAGTTTGGCGGTGGAGCACAACTTCTGCAAGAAGCAGGACAGACGCATTGTCAAGAGGCAGGACGTCATCTACG AGCTGATGCAGACGGAGCTTCACCACCTCCAGACGCTGCACATCATGGCGGCGGTGTTCCGCCGAGGCCTGCGGGACGAGGTGCAGCTGGACGCTGAGGCGGTGGAGCGCCTCTTCCCCTGTCTGGACCCGCTGCTCCTGCTCCACAGCGCTTTCTTTGCCGCCTTGAAGGATCGGCGGCAGATTTCAGCACAGCCGCGGCAACACAGGAACTACATCATCCAGCGCGTCGGCGATGTGCTGCTGCGACAG TTTTCAGACGAGAACGGCGAGAAGATGCGATACATCTACGGCGAATTCTGCAGCCGACACAGTGAAGCCGTGGGCCTGTTCAAGGAGCTCCTGCAGAACAACAAGAGGTTTCAGAACTTTGTCAAG CAACAAGGCGGTAACTCTCTGGTGCGACGGCGGGAGATCCCAGAATGCATCTTGCTGGTCACCCAAAGGATCACCAAGTACCCCGTTCTATTGGAGAGGATCCTCCAGTACACGCAAG AGGACACGTCGGAGCACGGCGAGCTGTCGGCCACGCTGGCGCACATGCGCGAGCTGATCGCCGCCGTGGACCTGCGGGTGAGCGAGtacgagcggcggcggcggctgcagGACGTGTGGAGCCGAACGGAGAGCCGCAGCACGGCCAAGCTCAAGAACGGACGCACCCTACGCAAGCAGGACATGATGGGCCAGACGCTCAAGCACCAGGGCGCCCTCCTGTGGAAGACGGCCACAGGGCGACTCAAAG ACGTCCTGGCTCTCCTGCTCACCGACTCGCTTGTCTTCCTGCAAGAGAAAGACCAGAAATACACCTTCGCCACCGTG GACCAGAAGCCTCCGATCATCGCATTGCAGAAGCTGATCGTGCGGGAGGTGGCCAACGAGGAGCGCGGCATGTTCCTGATCAGCGCCTCGGCCGCCGGGCCCGAGATGTACGAGGTCCGCGCCGCGTCCAAAGAGGAACGGGACGCCTGGATGCGACTCGTCCGCGAGGCCGTGGAGAG CTGTCCCGAGGAAGACGAAGAATACACGAGCGAGTCGGAAGAGGAAAAGCGCGTTGCCGAGGCTCGCTTTCATAAGGTCCAGAAGTTTCAAG AGAGCCTGACGAGCCGGGACCAGCAGATCTGCTCCAGCCTGGAGGAGAAGCTGCAGATGTACGCGGCGCTCTCGGCGGAGTCGGCGCCCAGCGAGCCGCGGCTGCTGGTCTGGCCGCGCCCGGAAGAGCTGCCGCAGCCCGGCGTGCTGCTGGCTGCTGCGCTGCAGGAAG CTGAGAACCTGAAGTCCACACTCGCGTCCAGACCCGGACACGGCTCGGACTCAGCCGGAGACTCCGCGTTGGCCGAAAGTCCCGCCACGCCGTCGGAACGGTCTTCCGGTACGGGGTCGGTTTCGCCTGCGGCCCCCGAGACCATTCAGCTTCGATCACTGACTCGTCTGCAAAGCGAAGACTTCAAG ATTGCTCAAAGTGTGCAGAGCCTCACGCAGCTGCTCTACAGTCTTCAG GCCGCGGTGAGCATCCAGGACAGCTGCTACGAGCTCCAGAGGTTCCTCCTCCTCGAAGCCGGACTCCCTCGCCAGCGTCCGGCGAGCGCCGAGCAACAGGATACGCGGCGCCACCTGGACAAACGCAAGGAGGACGTGGCGAGAAACCGCCAGCGCTGGGAGAGGGAATGCCAGGCTCGGGAGACCCAGCTGGGCGAGAAGGAGAGCGTTGTGGAGGAGCGGGAGCGCCGGTGCCACCTGCTGGCGGAGGGGCTGCGGCGCGAGCGGGAGGAGCTGGACCGGCAGCAGGAGGAGCACCGGCGCAGCCTGGAGAGGCTCCGGCAGGGCCGGAGGAGCGTGGGGAAGGAGCGAGAGCGTCTGGAGAACCACAAGAAGATCCTCCACACGTGGAGACACAGCCGGCAGAGGAGCCTGCCCGACGCCATCATCCCGCTGGATGGCAAGCAG AATGCAAGTGCGGCGAGCGACTGTGTATTCGTAAACGGGGCGTCGCCGTCCAGCGGCGGCCTCGTCGTCATCGACAACAGCGACGCCGGCTCGCACAATGGCCTCAGCACGCTGCTGGCCCGGTCCAACAGCAGAAAACCACTCGACGGCGTCAGCTCGGCCCTCCGCCCCGACCCGGACGGAGGGTTCACGTTGCTTG GTCAGCGCTGCGCGGTCGAAGCGCGCTCGGCATCGGCGAGCGGGGATGATGCGTCCCACCCGTCGCACCCGCCGCCATCGCTAACCCCTGACCTCGCACGGCCGGTTTCCATGGAGACGCACGGCGGCGGCGGGAAGGGCGAAGAGGAAACGGTGGTTTACCTCTGA